The Acidimicrobiia bacterium genomic interval CCTCTCCCCCGAAGGGGAAGGTGTTGTCGGCCGCCAGGCCGATGACGGGGGGGAAGGGCTGACGCGTCGCGAGGCCCACGTAGGATCCACCCTCCCCCCTCTCCGCCGCTCGCTCCGCTCCCGGCGGTACTCCCCCTTCGGGGGGAGGGACCGCGAAAGGCCCTCGCCCCTCGCTACTCGCTACTCGCTACTCGCTGCTCGCTACCTTCCTTCCATGACCTACTCCGTCGTCATCCGCGATCCCGTCACCGGCGAGTTCGGCGTCGCTGTGCAGTCCCACTGGTTCAACGTGGGGCGCATCGTTCCCTGGTTGCGGGCCGGGGTCGGGGTCGTCGCCACGCAGTCGCTGGCCGAGCCGCTGTACGGGCCCCGCATCCTCGACCTCCTCACCACCGGGGTGTCTGCCGAGGAGGCGCTGGCTGCCACGCTGACCGACGACGACCAGCGCGAGGTCCGACAGGTGGCCGTGGTCGACGCCGCCGGCCTCGTGGCGGCCCACACCGGCGCCGGGTGCATCGCTCACGCCGCCCACATCGTCGGTGATGGCTGGTCTGTTCAAGCCAACATCATGAGGACCGAGAGTGTCGTGCCGGCGATGGCCGAGGCTGCTGCGGTCGACGCTCCCCTCATCGCTCGGTTGCTAGGGGTACTCGAGGCCGCCGAGAAGGCTGGCGGTGACCTACGCGGGAGCCAATCGGCGGCGCTGATCACGGCGGGCGACGGCCCGATACCCAACGCGGACCTGCGGGTGGAGGATCACCCGGATCCGATCGGTGAGATACACCGCCTGGTTGCGCTCCACCGCCTGTACGACGAGATGACCGCCGGCGACGATGCTCTGGCACTCGGTGATCAGCTCGCCGCGGCCCGGCACTACGCGGACGCCGCAGCCGATCCACGGGCGAACCCCGAGGTCCGCTTCTGGCAAGCGGTCGGGCTCGCCGCCATGGGCGAAGGCGATGCAGCCCGAGCCGCCCTGCGGTCGGCGGCGGCCGAGAACGAGGACCTGCTCGAGCTTCTCGGTCGGCTCCGAGAGGTCGGCCTGGTCGACGAGTCGACAATCGCCATCCTCGCCGGCTCGACCGACTGACCCCGGCCCTCCGACTACCGTCCCGCCGCATGACTGCCGATCTCACCGCCGCTGTAAACGATCTGTTCCCCGACGTGACCGACGAGCTGACCCGGCTCGTCCGGATTCCTTCCGTGAGCGCACCCGGATTCGAGCCTGCCCGGGTCCGTGAGTCCGCCGACGCCACTGCCGACCTGCTGCGTCGGTCCGGGTTCAGCGGCGTCACCCTGCTCGAGATCGACGGGGCCCATCCCGCCGTCTACGCCGAGATGCCGGGTCCCGAAGGTGCCCCGACGGTGCTCCTCTACGCCCACCACGACGTGCAACCGCCGGGACCGGACGCCGAATGGCCGCACGGCGAGCCGTTTGTG includes:
- a CDS encoding DUF1028 domain-containing protein; its protein translation is MTYSVVIRDPVTGEFGVAVQSHWFNVGRIVPWLRAGVGVVATQSLAEPLYGPRILDLLTTGVSAEEALAATLTDDDQREVRQVAVVDAAGLVAAHTGAGCIAHAAHIVGDGWSVQANIMRTESVVPAMAEAAAVDAPLIARLLGVLEAAEKAGGDLRGSQSAALITAGDGPIPNADLRVEDHPDPIGEIHRLVALHRLYDEMTAGDDALALGDQLAAARHYADAAADPRANPEVRFWQAVGLAAMGEGDAARAALRSAAAENEDLLELLGRLREVGLVDESTIAILAGSTD